One window of the Alphaproteobacteria bacterium genome contains the following:
- the phaZ gene encoding polyhydroxyalkanoate depolymerase has translation MLYQLYELSRLSMAPARAMSESMRMVLDHPLNPMAATPWGRAMASAADLFEHFTRSYGKPSWQLPTTTIKGREVAVEEEVVVRRTYCHLLHFKRATEHADPKLLIVAPLSGHYATLLRGTVETLLPDHDVYVTDWQDCRQIPVTQDRFNLNDYIDYVVDFLHLLGPNTHVLAVCQPSVPAFAAVSVMSGWGDNCVPPSLTMIGGPIDTRKSPTQVNLLAKEHSIDWFKANVIMKVPPPYPGMFRDVYPGFIQLTNFIAMNFEQHKQSYHELFEHLVRGDEEASEKKRAFYEEYRSVMDLPAEFYLQTVKTVFQDHDLPDGRMIARWHPVLPEYVTRTALMCVEGELDDISGIGQTKAALEITPNLPDDKKQYHLQRGVGHYGVFNGRRWREEVAPRIRNFIRAHDHSADSGRALAAGWRGRNRRAAARG, from the coding sequence ATGCTGTACCAGCTCTATGAATTGTCGCGGCTGTCGATGGCGCCCGCCCGGGCCATGAGCGAGAGCATGCGCATGGTGCTCGACCATCCGCTGAACCCGATGGCGGCGACGCCGTGGGGCCGGGCGATGGCGTCGGCGGCCGACCTGTTCGAGCACTTCACCCGCAGCTACGGCAAGCCGTCGTGGCAGTTGCCGACGACCACGATCAAGGGCCGCGAGGTCGCCGTCGAGGAAGAGGTCGTCGTCCGCCGCACATATTGCCACCTGCTCCACTTCAAGCGCGCCACCGAGCATGCCGACCCCAAGCTGCTGATCGTGGCGCCGCTGTCCGGCCACTATGCGACGCTGCTGCGCGGCACGGTCGAGACGCTGCTGCCCGACCACGACGTCTATGTCACCGACTGGCAGGACTGCCGCCAGATCCCGGTGACCCAGGACCGCTTCAACCTGAACGACTACATCGACTACGTGGTCGATTTCCTGCACCTGCTCGGGCCGAACACGCACGTGCTCGCCGTCTGCCAGCCGTCCGTGCCGGCCTTCGCCGCGGTGTCGGTCATGTCCGGCTGGGGCGACAATTGCGTGCCGCCCAGCCTGACCATGATCGGCGGGCCGATCGACACGCGCAAGTCGCCCACCCAGGTCAACCTGCTGGCCAAGGAACACTCGATCGACTGGTTCAAGGCCAACGTCATCATGAAGGTGCCGCCGCCCTATCCCGGCATGTTCCGCGACGTCTATCCCGGCTTCATCCAGCTGACCAATTTCATCGCGATGAATTTCGAGCAGCACAAGCAGTCGTACCACGAGCTGTTCGAGCACCTGGTACGCGGCGACGAGGAGGCATCGGAGAAGAAGCGTGCCTTCTACGAGGAATATCGTTCGGTCATGGACCTGCCGGCCGAGTTCTACCTGCAGACCGTGAAGACCGTGTTCCAGGACCACGACCTGCCCGACGGCCGGATGATCGCGCGCTGGCACCCGGTGCTGCCGGAATATGTGACGCGCACCGCGCTGATGTGCGTCGAGGGCGAACTCGACGACATCTCCGGCATCGGCCAGACCAAGGCGGCGCTGGAGATCACGCCCAACCTGCCCGACGACAAGAAGCAATACCACCTGCAGCGCGGCGTCGGTCACTACGGCGTCTTCAACGGGCGGCGCTGGCGCGAGG